One Cuculus canorus isolate bCucCan1 chromosome 1, bCucCan1.pri, whole genome shotgun sequence DNA segment encodes these proteins:
- the TMEM121B gene encoding LOW QUALITY PROTEIN: transmembrane protein 121B (The sequence of the model RefSeq protein was modified relative to this genomic sequence to represent the inferred CDS: inserted 3 bases in 2 codons), with product MHRAASNQRSVSSSSGSFQPPPPPPPHAADRQPLFPGGSSSGGSRRGSASSSGRRSSTEEEEEEEEEEDSISISKPLVPPPAAPPPAAASPLPSSSSSSSHSSGEGSPGRSMTAAELYGAAAGPGGAAGGRRWGFQALSLVLLLGQGALLDLYLIAVTDLYWCSWIATDLVLAAGWGIFFCRNSRARRRERPPPPPGPPPPHPLLLHGPPGGRGAGGRAAGAPTRGGDFAYAHLAWLIYSIAFTPKAALILGTSILELIELRLPLGTTGFRVTLALSAPLLYCLLRAIGTEGCGQLLLPPQPPPQHRAAAAFLATCLDLLDSFSLLELVLQPGRPAPLPAPLRYLLIAVYFLCLASPVLWLYELSAARPPGAARLALHLLLPAGLLDAPLLALRCLLLLRYQQPLSLFMLKNLFFLACRGMEALETCXASSAPPPRRPPSTDPPPPPPPXAAPLAHGLSDVDVGPHGYVNALAVTAQG from the exons ATGCACCGCGCTGCCTCCAACCAGCGCTCggtctcctcctcctcgggcTCCTTccagccgccgccgccgccgccgccgcacgCAGCAGACCGGCAGCCCCTCTTCCCGGGGGGCTCCAGCAGCGGCGGCAGCCGGCGGGGCTCGGCGTCCAGCTCGGGCCGCCGCAGCAGcaccgaggaggaggaggaggaggaagaggaggaggacagcaTCAGCATCAGCAAGCCCTTGGtgccgccgcccgccgccccgccgcccgccgccgcctcgccgctccccagcagcagcagcagcagcagccacagcagcggAGAAGGGAGCCCGGGCCGCAGCATGACGGCGGCTGAGCTGTACGGGGCGGCGGCa ggacccggcggggcggcgggcgggcggcgctgGGGCTTCCAGGCGCTGTccttggtgctgctgctggggcagggcGCGCTGCTGGACCTCTACCTCATCGCCGTCACCGACCTGTACTGGTGCAGCTGGATCGCCACCGACCTGGTGCTGGCGGCGGGATGGGGCATCTTCTTCTGCCGCAACAGCCGGGCCCGCCGCCGCGAGAGGCCTCCGCCGCCCCccgggccgccgccgccgcaccCGCTGCTGCTGCACGGCCCCCCCGGCGGCCGCGGGGCAGGGGGACGAGCGGCCGGCGCCCCGACCCGCGGCGGCGACTTCGCCTACGCGCACCTCGCCTGGCTCATCTACTCCATCGCCTTCACGCCCAAGGCGGCGCTGATCCTGGGCACGTCCATCCTGGAGCTGATCGAGCTGCGCCTGCCGCTGGGCACCACCGGCTTCCGCGTCACCCTGGCGCTCTCCGCCCCGCTGCTGTACTGCCTGCTGCGAGCCATCGGCACCGAGGGCTGCGGGCAGCTGCTCCTGCCGCCGCAGCCCCCGCCGCAGCaccgcgccgccgccgccttcCTCGCCACCTGCCTCGACCTGCTCGACAGCTTCTccctgctggagctggtgctgcagcCCGGGCGGCCGGCGCCGCTGCCCGCCCCGCTGCGCTACCTCCTCATCGCCGTCTATTTCCTCTGCCTGGCCTCGCCGGTGCTGTGGCTTTACGAGCTgagcgccgcccgcccgcccggcGCCGCCCGCCTCGCCCTGCACCTGCTGCTGCCCGCGGGGCTGCTGGACGCCCCGCTCCTGGCTCTGCgctgcctcctgctcctgcGCTACCAGCAGCCGCTCTCCCTCTTCATGCTCAAGaacctcttcttcctggcttgCCGAGGGATGGAGGCGCTGGAGACCTG TGCCTCCTCCGCCCCGCCACCCCGCCGCCCGCCAAGTACGGACccaccgccgccgcccccgc ccgccgccccgctgGCGCATGGGCTCTCCGATGTCGACGTGGGTCCCCACGGGTACGTGAACGCCTTGGCGGTCACCGCCCAGGGCTGA
- the HDHD5 gene encoding haloacid dehalogenase-like hydrolase domain-containing 5, with amino-acid sequence MAGLALRGCCGRAPRGLLRSLPARRGCAGARPPAFGFLLDVDGVLVRGSQALPAARRAFQRLADTSGRLRVPVVFLTNAGNCLRAAKAQEISRALGMQVSPEQVILSHSPLQLFSQFHEKCMLVAGQGPVEENAQNLGFKHVITIEALRKAYPLLDMVDQSRRPKELPPPTTGFPTIEGVILFGEPVRWETSLQLIIDVLLSNGNPGAELQDIPYPHLPILACNMDLLWMAEAKMPRFGHGTFLLCLENIYKKVTGRELKYEALIGKPSTVTYRYAEYLIKQQAEKQGWKSPIRRLYAVGDNPMSDVYGANLYNNYLKSAHQNQVQAGVKRSPQATSPQTEHHLKLREDCNNSVESCESILVCTGVYRHNADVPSNTEKCTMETVFHGHRDFCFDPCLVEASYIVQDVNDAVKLAFKKENWS; translated from the exons ATGGCGGGTCTGGCGCTGCGCGGCTGCTGCGGGCGCGCCCCGCGGGGGCTGCTGCGCTCCCTGCCCGCCCGCCGGGGCTGCGCGGGGGCCAGG CCGCCGGCGTTCGGGTTCCTGCTGGACGTGGACGGGGTGCTGGTGCGGGGCAGCCAGGCGCTGCCCGCCGCTCGCAGGGCGTTCCAGAGGCTGGCGGACACCAGCGGGAGGCTTCGAGTCCCCGTCGTGTTCCTCACCAACGCCGGGAACTGCCTGAGGGCGGCCAAGGCCCAGGAGATCTCCCGGGCGCTGGGGATGCAG GTGTCACCGGAGCAGGTGATCCTGTCCCACAGCCCCCTGCAGCTCTTCAGCCAGTTCCATGAGAAGTGCATGCTCGTGGCTGGGCAAGGGCCTGTGGAGGAGAATGCCCAGAA CCTGGGGTTCAAGCATGTGATCACCATAGAGGCACTGAGGAAGGCATATCCCCTGCTAGACATGGTGGATCAGAGCCGGAGGCCGAAAGAGCTG ccTCCTCCGACCACTGGCTTTCCCACTATAGAAG GGGTGATTCTGTTTGGTGAGCCAGTGAGGTGGGAGACAAGCCTGCAACTTATAATTGATGTACTCTTGAGCAATGGGAACCCTGGGGCGGAGCTGCAGGATATACCATACCCGCATCTACCCATCCTTGCCTGCAACATGGATCTCCTGTGGATGGCTGAAGCCAAGATGCCCAG GTTTGGCCATGgcactttccttctctgcttggAGAACATCTACAAGAAAGTGACAGGCCGTGAGCTGAAGTACGAGGCCTTGATTGGCAAACCCAGCACAGTCACCTACCGCTATGCCGAATACTTGAtaaagcagcaggcagagaaacaggGCTGGAAGTCTCCCATACGACGCCTCTATGCAGTTGG GGATAACCCCATGTCCGATGTCTATGGGGCAAACCTCTACAACAACTACCTCAAGTCAGCTCACCAGAACCAAGTCCAGGCTGGAGTGAAGAGGAGCCCACAGGCAACCAGTCCCCAAACTGAGCATCACCTCAAGCTGAGAGAGGACTGCAACAATTCAGTGGAGAGCTGCGAGTCGATTCTGGTCTGCACTGGGGTCTACCGCCACAATGCAGATGTTCCCAGTAACACAGAGAAGTGCACAATGGAGACAGTGTTCCATGGTCATCGGGACTTCTGCTTTGACCCTTGCCTGGTGGAGGCATCTTACATAGTGCAGGATGTGAATGATGCTGTGAAACTTGCTTTCAAGAAGGAGAACTGGAGCTAG